One genomic segment of Pedobacter endophyticus includes these proteins:
- the amaB gene encoding L-piperidine-6-carboxylate dehydrogenase gives MNTNIQSILDQLGVKTNNAAFSTGSIWGGDSNARSLESSSPVDGHLIASTKVSTDEDYNNVVLKAHEAFLEWRTVPAPKRGEIVRQFGDALRENKEALGTLVSYEMGKSLQEGFGEVQEMIDICDFAVGLSRQLYGLTMHSERPSHRMYEQWHPLGIVGIISAFNFPVAVWSWNAALALVCGNVCIWKPSEKTPLTAVACQHIIAKVFKANDVSEGVCNLILGDREVGELMTKDGRVPLISATGSTRMGKEVGAAVGARLGKSLLELGGNNAIIISEHADLDMSLIGAVFGAVGTAGQRCTSTRRLIIHESVYNAFKDKLVKAYDQLRIGNPLDQNNHVGPLIDKDAVAAYLDSIEKCKNEGGNFVVEGGVLSGAHYASGCYVKPCIAEVSNDFKIVQHETFAPILYLIKYKTLDEAITLQNGVPQGLSSAIMTLNLREAEQFLSANGSDCGIANVNIGTSGAEIGGAFGGEKETGGGRESGSDAWKAYMRRQTNTINYSNTLPLAQGIKFDL, from the coding sequence ATGAATACAAATATTCAATCCATTTTGGATCAATTAGGCGTAAAAACCAACAATGCTGCCTTTAGTACGGGCAGTATTTGGGGAGGCGACTCAAATGCAAGGTCGCTAGAAAGTTCTTCTCCTGTTGATGGCCATTTAATTGCCTCAACGAAGGTTTCGACGGACGAAGATTATAATAACGTTGTGTTAAAGGCGCACGAAGCCTTTTTAGAATGGCGAACCGTACCCGCACCAAAAAGAGGCGAAATTGTTCGTCAGTTTGGCGATGCCCTGCGTGAAAACAAAGAGGCGCTGGGTACCTTGGTATCGTACGAAATGGGCAAGAGTTTGCAGGAAGGATTTGGCGAAGTACAGGAAATGATCGATATCTGCGATTTTGCGGTGGGTTTATCGCGGCAGCTTTACGGCCTTACCATGCACAGCGAGCGCCCAAGCCACCGCATGTACGAGCAATGGCACCCATTGGGAATTGTTGGCATAATATCTGCCTTTAACTTTCCGGTAGCCGTTTGGAGCTGGAATGCAGCCCTGGCCTTGGTTTGCGGCAATGTTTGCATCTGGAAACCATCAGAAAAAACACCATTAACCGCAGTGGCCTGTCAGCACATTATAGCAAAGGTTTTTAAAGCCAACGATGTTAGCGAAGGCGTTTGCAATTTAATATTAGGAGATAGGGAAGTGGGCGAATTAATGACGAAAGACGGCCGTGTTCCGCTTATTTCTGCCACCGGATCTACCCGCATGGGCAAAGAGGTTGGGGCGGCCGTTGGTGCACGTTTAGGCAAAAGCTTATTGGAACTGGGCGGAAACAACGCCATTATCATTTCAGAACATGCCGATTTAGATATGAGTCTAATCGGTGCCGTTTTCGGTGCTGTGGGTACTGCAGGACAACGTTGTACGTCGACAAGGCGATTGATTATTCACGAAAGTGTGTACAATGCCTTTAAGGATAAGTTGGTGAAAGCTTATGATCAGTTGAGAATTGGCAACCCCTTAGACCAAAATAATCACGTAGGTCCGCTGATTGATAAAGATGCGGTTGCTGCATATCTCGATTCCATCGAAAAGTGTAAAAACGAGGGCGGCAACTTCGTGGTTGAGGGCGGCGTTTTAAGTGGAGCGCATTATGCTAGCGGCTGTTATGTTAAACCTTGTATTGCAGAGGTGAGCAATGATTTTAAGATTGTTCAACACGAAACCTTTGCACCCATTTTGTATTTGATTAAATATAAAACGCTCGATGAAGCCATTACCTTGCAAAACGGCGTTCCGCAGGGCTTATCGTCGGCAATAATGACATTGAATTTAAGAGAGGCTGAACAATTTTTGTCGGCAAACGGTTCAGATTGTGGCATTGCCAACGTAAATATCGGTACCTCCGGAGCCGAAATTGGCGGTGCGTTTGGCGGTGAGAAAGAAACGGGCGGCGGCAGAGAAAGTGGCTCAGATGCCTGGAAAGCCTACATGCGCCGGCAAACCAACACCATTAATTATTCGAATACCCTGCCGTTAGCCCAAGGCATTAAGTTCGATTTGTAG
- a CDS encoding outer membrane beta-barrel family protein, with product MKKLLLSVCFLILISTVVKAQSTHTIKGRTIDTASTTLLAGTSVAILNAKDSTLVKFTRTTDNGLFEINGVKPGKFILLVSYPKYADFVDQFTLDSTNSVKDFGKINLTGKAQLLADVIIKGNRAGIKIKGDTTEFDPRAYNIEPNSKVEDLIKQFPGIQVDKDGKITAQGETITKVLVDGEEFFGDDPTLVTKNLRADMVDKIQLYDKKSDQATFTGIDDGQKTKTLNVQLKEDKKNGYFGKVEGGIATDKYYSGQAMFNRFWGKKKFSAYGITGNTGQVGLGWGDADKYGGNSFQVSDDGGIYFTGGGDDDFEGWGGQYNGEGIPVARTGGLHFDNKWNKDKESLNVNYKIGSIRLTGDRDDINQQNLTTSIINTEASKTFDKSMLKNKVDLTYEIKLDTTLTLKVGVDGTIKNSTNDQTEIRNSTNGQGEKLNYLNQTLTNDVDDKVFNINALLSKRLKKKGRTLSLSLSGSNSVSKGDGYLNSTAEFYRTSETTQDSTSIVNQNKVNDITNNVFKSNLTYTEPLSKTLTLAINYGLNLISGKSDRKSFNQSASGSYDILDPIFSNNYELDQTINQGGAIFNYKKDKTIISFGSKFSGVDYKQYDVYKDEYYKRNFINYMPQASYQYNFKQRSSLRLRYNGSTNQPSIDQIQPFRNNTDQLNTVIGNPDLDPSFRNNFNASYNSYKVLSDQYFWLSSSYSFTLNPIISDVTTSKGGKSTSRFVNLDDKMTTNFSLYSNFGRKIKAIDMNVGFNANFSANSSYNYITTDMITQLNKTKNSNYGVSLEVSKYQEKKYNFNVGFGPTYNVASASVNERGNSDGWGWNGSFWSSVQLPGKLEIGTDGNYQFNGKTQVLQETFERFIWNASVTKKFFKTENLKVSISGKDLLNQNVGFSRSAYNGNINQSTYTTIKRYFMLSVSWDFTKMGGVVKK from the coding sequence ATGAAAAAACTCCTACTATCGGTGTGCTTTCTGATTCTCATCTCAACGGTCGTAAAAGCGCAATCCACGCACACCATTAAAGGCAGAACAATCGACACCGCTTCCACAACCTTACTTGCCGGAACATCAGTTGCCATTCTTAATGCCAAAGACTCTACCCTGGTAAAATTTACCCGAACAACCGACAATGGCCTCTTCGAAATCAATGGTGTAAAGCCCGGCAAATTTATTTTGCTTGTGTCTTACCCAAAATACGCCGATTTTGTCGATCAGTTTACCCTCGACTCTACAAACTCGGTTAAAGATTTTGGCAAAATCAACCTCACCGGCAAAGCCCAATTGCTGGCCGATGTAATTATTAAGGGAAATCGGGCGGGCATTAAAATTAAGGGCGATACCACCGAATTCGATCCACGGGCCTACAATATTGAGCCGAACTCAAAAGTAGAGGATTTGATCAAGCAATTTCCGGGAATACAGGTAGATAAGGATGGAAAAATTACCGCACAGGGCGAAACGATTACCAAGGTTTTGGTAGATGGGGAAGAGTTTTTTGGCGATGATCCCACTTTAGTTACTAAAAACCTTCGGGCAGATATGGTGGATAAAATTCAGCTTTACGATAAAAAAAGTGATCAGGCTACATTTACGGGTATCGATGATGGACAAAAGACAAAAACGCTTAATGTTCAGCTTAAAGAGGATAAGAAAAATGGCTATTTTGGTAAAGTAGAGGGGGGTATAGCCACCGATAAGTACTACAGCGGGCAGGCGATGTTTAACCGCTTTTGGGGCAAGAAAAAGTTTTCGGCCTACGGCATTACCGGAAATACCGGGCAGGTTGGTTTGGGCTGGGGCGATGCCGATAAATATGGCGGCAACAGCTTTCAGGTAAGCGATGACGGCGGCATTTATTTCACTGGCGGCGGCGATGATGATTTTGAAGGTTGGGGAGGCCAATACAACGGAGAGGGAATACCGGTGGCTAGAACAGGAGGGCTCCATTTCGATAACAAATGGAATAAAGACAAAGAATCGCTGAATGTTAACTATAAAATCGGCTCGATCAGATTAACCGGAGACCGCGACGATATTAACCAGCAGAACTTAACAACCAGTATAATCAATACCGAGGCCTCTAAAACTTTCGATAAAAGTATGCTTAAAAACAAGGTCGATTTAACTTACGAAATTAAGTTGGATACCACATTAACCTTAAAAGTGGGTGTTGATGGAACCATAAAAAACAGTACCAATGATCAAACCGAAATAAGAAACAGTACCAATGGACAGGGAGAAAAGTTAAATTACCTAAATCAGACCTTAACCAACGATGTTGATGATAAGGTTTTTAATATTAACGCCCTATTATCGAAAAGATTAAAGAAAAAAGGCCGTACGCTGTCTTTGAGCTTAAGCGGATCGAATAGTGTGAGCAAAGGTGATGGTTATTTAAACTCGACCGCCGAATTTTACAGAACCTCTGAAACAACGCAGGATAGTACAAGTATAGTCAATCAAAATAAGGTAAATGATATTACGAACAATGTGTTCAAATCGAATTTAACCTATACAGAACCGCTGAGTAAAACCTTAACACTGGCAATAAATTATGGCTTAAACCTGATCAGTGGTAAGTCAGATCGCAAATCTTTTAATCAATCGGCATCCGGAAGTTATGATATCCTCGACCCGATTTTTAGCAATAATTACGAATTAGACCAAACGATTAATCAGGGTGGCGCAATATTCAATTATAAAAAAGACAAAACCATTATCTCATTCGGCTCTAAATTTAGTGGCGTAGACTATAAGCAATACGATGTTTATAAAGATGAATATTACAAAAGAAATTTTATCAATTACATGCCTCAGGCCAGCTATCAGTATAACTTTAAACAGCGCAGCTCTTTGCGGTTAAGGTATAATGGAAGCACCAATCAGCCTTCGATTGATCAAATACAGCCGTTTAGAAACAATACCGATCAATTGAATACGGTAATCGGAAACCCAGATCTGGATCCTTCATTCAGAAATAATTTCAACGCCAGTTATAATTCATATAAGGTACTCAGCGATCAGTATTTCTGGCTGAGCAGTTCGTACAGTTTCACATTAAATCCCATTATCAGCGATGTAACCACCAGTAAGGGAGGGAAAAGTACTTCTCGATTTGTAAACCTCGATGATAAAATGACAACCAACTTCTCCCTGTACAGCAACTTCGGACGAAAAATAAAAGCGATTGATATGAATGTTGGCTTTAATGCAAACTTTAGCGCTAACTCAAGCTACAATTACATTACCACCGACATGATCACCCAGTTAAACAAAACCAAAAACTCCAATTATGGGGTGAGTTTAGAGGTTTCTAAATACCAAGAGAAAAAATACAACTTTAATGTTGGCTTTGGCCCAACCTACAACGTAGCAAGTGCCAGCGTTAACGAAAGAGGCAATAGCGACGGTTGGGGTTGGAACGGCTCTTTCTGGAGCAGTGTTCAGCTTCCGGGCAAGCTGGAAATTGGAACTGATGGAAACTATCAGTTTAACGGTAAAACACAGGTGCTGCAGGAAACGTTTGAGCGCTTTATCTGGAATGCGTCCGTTACCAAAAAGTTCTTTAAAACCGAAAATTTAAAGGTATCTATCTCAGGAAAGGATCTTTTGAACCAAAATGTTGGCTTTAGCCGTTCGGCTTACAATGGTAATATTAACCAAAGTACCTACACTACAATAAAAAGATATTTTATGCTTTCTGTAAGCTGGGATTTCACTAAAATGGGCGGAGTTGTAAAAAAATAA